In a genomic window of Neoarius graeffei isolate fNeoGra1 chromosome 13, fNeoGra1.pri, whole genome shotgun sequence:
- the fam110c gene encoding protein FAM110C codes for MLEASRILEKGPEYLRKQMELEREDNGRASAAERLAATKPNYVKSPQVTGSPPAPEPVTGAESTEHSAPASGTPASEQEEKPVQCGSRKRPDSVLLYRQKRELQRGSPRANFRRKRTLLKSLRERNSAGAPVPAGQSPESSSGSEEDHQDKDHEEDHGNGPVRRRVNAARKDIEGGGFESERARKGVSRSHSDISSRYSKNFADFDAFFQYCGLDSDVVESLGKENFSTRSDERHLFYAKIRSISVAMSDDEISHTSGDIHGLQEEEVKETRHQGSSVIERNARVIKWLYSCRNASQSGKTLRDLD; via the exons ATGCTGGAAGCGTCCCGGATTCTGGAGAAGGGCCCCGAGTACCTGAGGAAGCAGATGGAGCTGGAGCGCGAGGACAACGGGCGCGCGAGCGCAGCGGAGAGGCTCGCGGCCACCAAGCCCAACTACGTGAAGAGCCCACAGGTGACGGGTTCACCTCCCGCCCCGGAGCCGGTTACCGGCGCAGAGTCCACCGAGCACAGCGCACCGGCTTCCGGGACACCTGCTTCGGAACAGGAAGAGAAGCCCGTGCAGTGCGGCTCCAGGAAGCGACCGGACTCCGTCTTACTGTACAGACAGAAGCGCGAGCTGCAGAGAGGCTCACCGCGCGCCAACTTCCGGCGGAAACGGACCCTGCTGAAATCTCTGCGGGAGAGAAACAGCGCGGGCGCTCCGGTCCCCGCGGGGCAGAGCCCGGAAAGCTCGTCCGGGTCGGAGGAGGACCATCAAGATAAAGATCATGAGGAAGATCACGGTAACGGCCCGGTGCGGCGGCGCGTGAACGCGGCGCGGAAAGACATCGAAGGTGGAGGGTTCGAGTCGGAGCGCGCGAGGAAGGGCGTGTCGCGCTCGCACTCCGACATCAGCTCGCGCTACTCGAAAAACTTCGCCGATTTCGATGCGTTTTTTCAATACTGCGGCCTCGACAGCGACGTCGTGGAGTCCCTGGGCAAAGAGAACTTCAGCACGCGCTCGGATGAGCGGCACCTTTTCTATG CAAAGATCCGGAGCATAAGCGTGGCTATGTCAGACGATGAGATTTCGCACACCAGCGGTGACATTCATGGGCTCCAAGAGGAAGAAGTGAAAGAGACGCGCCACCAGGGTTCTTCTGTTATAGAGCGCAACGCTCGAGTGATCAAGTGGCTGTACAGCTGCAGGAACGCAAGTCAGTCTGGGAAAACACTCCGAGATCTGGATTAG